The genomic region TAATAATGAAGAACACATGTAAGGAAGCTTAGATTCTGTGATGACTGTAATAATGAAGAACACATGTAAGGAACACATGTAAGGAAGCTTAGATTCTGTGATGACTGTAATAATGAAGAACACATTCTGTTCTGATGACTGTAATAATGAAGAACACATGTAAGGAAGCTTAGATTCTGTGATGACTGTAATAATGAAGAACACATGTAAGGAAGCTTAGATTCTGTGATGACTGTAATAATGAAGAACACATGTAAGGAAGCTTAGATTCTGTGATGACTGTAATAATGAAGAACACATGTAAGGAAGCTTAGATTCTGTGATGACTGTAATAATGAAGAACACATGTAAGGAAGCTTAGATTCTGTGATGACTGTAATAATGAAGAACACATGTAAGGAAGCTTAGATTCTGTGATGACTGTAATAATGAAGAACACATGTAAGGAAGCTTAGATTCTGTGATGACTGTAATAATGAAGAACACATGTAAGGAAGCTTAGATTCTGTGATGACTGTAATAATGAAGAACACATGTAAGGAAGCTTAGATTCTGTGATGACTGTAATAATGAAGAACACATGTAAGGAAGCTTAGATTCTGTGATGACTGTAATAATGAAGAACACATGTAAGGAAGCTTAGATTCTGTGATGACTTAGATTCTGTGATGACTGTAATAATGAAGAACACATGTAAGGAAGCTTAGATTCTGTGATGACTGTATGGAAGATGGAATCCACTACATGATAAAGGAATGCTCCAAAGGAGAGGAGTTTCCATGGAAACGGTGAAGGATCCATGAGTATCTTGTTTCCTGATAAAAATCTGAAAGTATTAAAAGAGCAACTAGTTGAACAGAGAGTTTGATGAGTTTTTATATCATCATTTGAGAGAAGTCTGTCCAATCACTGTATCATACATGATCTGAAATGATCATGTAGGCCTAAAGTTCTATTCCATTCCAGTCTATTATTTTCTCATCTATTTTATTCGATTCCATTTCATTCCATCCTATTATATTCACTTGAGCAATAACAGTCTGGTGGAAGGTAGTTATAGAGTATTCTTATGACAACATAAGGTCAATTGAATAATGTATGTGCTGCACTTAGCTGGAACAGGAGCATAGCTCTAACTGTACCACGCAGCTCAGTAGACTATTCCCTGAAAGAAAGGTTGGGTGCTGCAACTGAAAATGTGAAGCAGTGTGCACTGCTGGAACATGGGAGTAGCACTTCAGCTGGAAGGATTATGAGCAGGTAAAACGAATAGGTTTACTATAAAGTTGTAACAAATCAGTTAAAATACTGTCATATGCCTCCATACTGAATATCGGTCAGGCTACATCAGACTAATTAGCATAAAGTATTTAGGCCTACCGACAATACAATAAAACAACATGGGACTCACCTTTGTAAAGTTTCTACTGAGGTTTAGATTCCCGAGAGACGATAAACGAGAGTAAAATATTTTCGCTGAACTAATGTGTTATTTGTTGGCGAATAATATAAGACTATAATTTATATTTTGCggtataaataaattaaaaacaaaGTTTTAAAATGACAACTTGAACCTACAGTACTAGCAGCTTTCTTCCAGTCTCCAGACTGACGATTGACACCATCGTGAATTGAATGTTTCCGAAGTGCGTGCAGCCGCAGCCAGCCTCCTTCTCAGCTAAGCGGTTTATAAGGGGGCGGGGCGATGTGTAAATGACAAGTACAGTCTCAAATCAGAACACTGAACCGTGGAGGACATCTCATGTTCAGAGGCGGGATTGGGTACCGTTGACAGCATCTTTTCCGTGACGTAGATAGTCATCACGAGAGCGCACCCACGAATTGTCCCAGGTATGCTTTCTGAGGATGGCTCAGGTTTCCctttatagtgcgctacttttgaccaggactcatagTGCCCACaggattctggtcaaaagtagtacactatatatagggaatagggtgccatttgagggaatagggtgctatttgtcatttgggacataaacaaacaaaaaaactttcTAACATGCTCCCTTTGTTTTGAtgttgtccacattctgattgtggccacatttttagacaggtgtagatgaataaaagacacattgtgatctgattgtgatcagatcttcctTAACCACCTCCAGAGGTAGTCCGGCACCCATTGTGTCTGGATATCAATCGAGTGTAAACAGATCTGGATGGTCAAACCGTTTAATAAATGATCATTATACTGGTCTCTGGTCTCTAAAACCATTGACAGGTAGCACCATTGGAAATCCAATGGAATTTGTAACTGTCtaaaatgtatatgtatgtacatgtatatatcttttttatttttttattatttgcaTACAGGGAGGCACCAGCTAATCTGGTCACAATGTGGACACAGTGGACAGATAAGAGACACATTTTAATACAAAATGTAGAAGCAACAAACCTTGATCAGATAGTGATTGGATCATATTGATCAGCTCACGAAACTGACATTTAAAAAAGGCTTGATACACAACTTCTGTAAGTAGGCAGGCTAAAATGTGTTTGTCTCGTTCATTGACCTCTATCGTGCATTCAAAAACTTGCCCGTCTCTGGGATTGATAATGGACAGGTGTTCATTCAGCGTGGCCTCCTCTGAGGTAAAGGTGTTCATTCAGCATGGCCTAATCTGAGGTAAAGGTGTTCATTCAGCATGGCCTACTCTGAGGTAAAGGTGTTCATTCAGCATGGCCTACTCTGAGGTAAAGGTGTTCATTCAGCATGGCCTAATCTTCAGATGGCCTAAAGGTGTTCATTCAGCATGGCCTACTCTGAGGTAAAGGTGTTCATTCAGCATGGCCTACTCTGAGGTAAAGGTGTTCATTCAGCATGGCCTACTCTGAGGTAAAGGTGTTCATTCAGCATGGCCTACTCTGAGGTAAAGGTGTTCATTCAGCATGGCCTAATCTGAGGTAAAGGTGTTCATTCAGCATGGCCTACTCTGAGGTAAAGGTGTTCATTCAGCATGGCCTACTCTGAGGTAAAGGTGTTCATTCAGCATGGCCTACTCTGAGGTAAAGGCCACTTACTCACCATCTTAAACAGCTACACCAGACACGTTCTGTGACCAAAAGAGCGTCCTCTCATATGAGCGATTACAACCCCACCTCTCGAACTGCGGCTGCAgatgtgtttgttttgttgtttttgaatGGTGTAAGTGTGTTCCTAAAGCCCTGGTTAAACAATCACTGCCCCATTCAATGGTGGGGAATGTGAACGAGGTCGAGAAACTTGAAGCAATTAATTAGCTTTGGTCATGATGTAGGTTCCAAAAGACCTTCCCCTGGAGTTGTGCAAAACATGGTCTGCTCCCACTGTCACCATGACTACACATACAGGAGCATGAGGCATATTTGTGGCCACACCTGTCTCCTTGAGATTATACCTAGTCATTATTCATGCCAATAATTTCAAAGTATAACATGAAAACAATCATGAGCATTACTGGTAATGATACGTTGTTGCCATCGGCTACTGTTTCCCAGGCAATGCACTTGATTCTAACCCTGGGTGGTGCGCTGGTTTACACTGTGAATGACTCCACTAGCTTGTTTACTTTGTTAGATGTTTTCATTTGAAAGTTTAACTGACAGATTTAGGATAGATTCATATCCTGTCCTGCACATGTGTTTCTTTACCTCTATTTTACACACAGTTTTATGGTCACCCTCCCTTCATATTCCTCACTGTCAATTGTGAATGAAAATTCTTCAAGTTGTATCGGTGAAACGTCCATGCAGCATTTGCATGCCAACcatttgatctcaatcagtttcatgTGACAATGCATTTGGATCTTCTTAGTGCTGTatgtctacagtgttgttctgagttaggcctacagtgttgttctgagttatgcctacagtgttgttctgaGTTAGGCCTAGTGTTGTTCTGAGTTAggcctacagtgttgttctgagttaggcctacagtgttgttctgagttaggcctacagtgttgttctgagttaggcctacagtgttgttctgagttaggcctacagtgttgttctgaGTTAGGCCTACCGTGTTGTTCTGAATTAggcctacagtgttgttctgagttaggcctacagtgttgttctgagttaggcctacagtgttgttctgagttaggcctacagtgttgttctgagttaggcctacagtgttgttctgagttaggcctacagtgttgttctgagttaggcctacagtgttgttctgaGTTAGGCCTACAGTTGTTCTGAGTTAggcctacagtgttgttctgagttaggcctacagtgttgttctgaGTTAGGCCTACAGTTGTTCTGAGTTAGGCCTACAGTTGTTCTGAGTTAGGCCTATAGTAAGCGTTTTAGAGCTGATGGTGTTCAACTGTAGCATAGCCTACCTGGTCTCTTTTTCTTTTCGTTTTTACAATCAAAACACATATTTTACATGGTGCCATGCTGTTGAGTTATGGCCACATGAGAGAATTAtgcaacagggtagtggggtcgaAGGTCACTTGTCTGAGGTCAGCTGAGCATCCTTTGAGAGGCTTCCGGGAACTACCCACAGTTCTAAAGACCAGAGACAGTTGGGAAATCCTGGCCTATACTGCCATCTACTGGACAAACGGTATAATAGCCACTGATGTACCAGAGAAGCTGTCATAGGAAGAAATTATGGTCATAAACCTACTGAAAACAATGTCTATATTTTCTACGTGAATGAAACTGATTTACACAGTGAATTGGCACTACACATCTAGCTAGATAAAACATTATCAAGAGCTTTTAAGTTATTTCACATGCAGTCTTATACAATTCTAATTCATAACTAGTTTTATTTGTCTGAACAACatcagtacatgatcagtgatcAGTAGATCTCTCCAGATCCCTGCTGTACTCTGAGTGTCATTTCTTAGAGAGTATGTACCTGACTAAGGTGGAAtgacagactgctgtagaacgcTCAAGGACATTCCCCTCCGGTATGACTCACTGGCATGGAACACAGAACAGTCTTTTGTGTCAAGCTGTAAAGCCAATCTGACTGGCAACACATGGTGTTGGAGGTGAAAAGGTATttttctctctcagacgctgCTGCTCGAAAGAAGGTCAATGCAGCACTTGCGGTGTGAAAATATGGATTCTGTATCTGGACTCTGTATCTGGATTCTGTATCTGGCTCTGTATCTGGATCTGGATGtatctggactctgtctggatcCTATATCTGGATCCTGGTATATCTGGATTCTGTATCTGGACTCTGGATATCTGGATTCTGTATCTGGATTCTGTATCTGGCTCTGTCTCTGGattctgtatctgtatctgtatcctgtaTCTGGATTCTGTATCTGGATTCTGTATCTGGACTCTGTATCTGGATTCTGTATCTGGATTCTGTATCTGGCTCTGGATtctggatctggatctggatCCTGTATCTGGATCCTGTATCTGGATTCTGGATCTGGACTCTGTATCTGGACTCTGTCTCTGGATTCTGTATCTGGattctgtatctgtatctgttctgtatctgtatctggatCCTGTATCTGGATCTCTGTATCTGGattctgtatctgtatctggatCCTGTATCTGGATTCTGTATCTGGATTCTGTATCTGGATCTGTATTCTGGATTCTGTATCTGGATCCTGTATCTGGATTCTGTATCTGGATTCTGTATCTGGCTCTGTATCTGGATTCTGTATCTGGATCTGTATCTGGATCCTGTTCTGTATCTGGATCTCTGGATTGGATCTGTATCTGGATCTGTATCTGACTCTGTATCTGGACTCTGTATCTGGACTCTGTATCTGGACTCTGTAACTGGACTCTGTAACTGGACTCTGTATCTGGACTCTGTATCTGGACTCTGTATCTGGCTACATGCACATCAGTATATTGTCTGAGGTGGACTCCTTGGTCCACCTGTATTATTAGTCATCTGTAGACTTCTTTACGCTTTTTTAACGGACCACAAATGTGTCCCTTTCATGTGTTCATCAGTCATCCCATCTGTCGTTGTGTCATGTATAGTGCCGCATATATACACTCAAAGCATGTAACCTACTTCTGGATGATTTTATTAGAACCATCTGCACATGGAAAGATAGACATCATAAGAGACATCAGACAGACATGATAAGACAGACatgataagacagacagacatgataagacagacagacatgataagacagacagacatgataagacagacagacatgataagacagacagacatgataagaCAGACATGATAAGACAGACATGATAAGACAGACATCATAAGCAAAACATGTCAGTAGCTTTGAGTAAGCAACAGTATATGGTTGGATTTCCCAACATGAAGAGATAACATTGTAGACCGTAGACCCATTCAACTCACTAAGCCCTCTGATGTCTTCCACTCCCTACAGACTGTGGGCATAGTGGTAGGTATACAATGCAGTGCTCAGTTGTGGAAATAGAAGGAGTTGAATCCGTAGAAGCGGTGCTTTCTCCCGGTGTGTACATTGTCCTGCAGGTTGACCGCGCCCCCCTGGAGGGAGCTGTGGAAGAGATGGTGGGCCTCCGACTTACTGAAGGAGTCCTGGAGCTCCAACAGGGCCAGCTGGCACCGGCCCCTCTCCCCTGGGTGGGTGGAAGGCAGGGCATGTGGACGGGGTTGGATACAGGGGTTGGAGATACTGCGTGGGATGGGGATCTCTCTGTTCTGCCACTCCCGATCCTGTTCTTCAAGGGTCTGATTGACAGTCATCTCAGAACCCAGAACTAAATTCCCGCCAGAACGCCAGTTACGGATGTTGGGAGAGACCAGATCAGCAGCAGACAGCTCCGTCTCAGATTCATATGCCGCCCCTGTGTTGTTAGTAGCCAATGCTGGAGCTGGCTGGCTCAGGCTGAACAGGTTACCCCCTGATGCTGTGTAGCTCTGCTTCTTGCTGCGAGGAACGTCCTCGTACCATACCTCTCTCTGGGTGTTATTCTCTTTGGTGACCTCTGTGGTCTCATTCAGGGGAGAATGGGGCAGCTGGCGGCTGTACAAGGCCAGAgagctctctgtgtctgtgaccttCTCCAGAGAGGCTCTGGGAGCCTGGCTGCTCTGCTGGGGGTCTGATGCCCCTGGCCCTGGGTGATGGAGCCCTTCTCTGACCTCCTTGACCTGGCACTCACACCTCTCCTCCCCACACCTCTCCTCCCCACACCTCTCCTCCCCACACCTCTCCTCCCCACACCTCTCCTCCCCACACCTCTCACACCCGGAGCCTTGATCTTGAAGGTGGTGACCAGGGAACACATAGCCAGACACCTGAGCAGGTTCCAGCCCAGACacatctccagccccaggcctgGCTAGACTGAGCTCTGAGTGGCCGTGGCGGTTGTTGGGATGGCCGTCCTGAGTAGAAGGGTTCCCCTTTATCTCCCGATGACTTTGGTGACCAGACATAGTTCCCAGAGGCCCAGCAGGGTGATTCTGTGTGGAAGTCTGGTCTGTGCTGTGGGACTCTGCTGCTGGGGCAGTGACAGGAGGGTGGTAGGTGCTCTCCACCATATGACGGCCCTGGCGTATTCTGGCCTTGCGCCCGTCTCGTGGTTTAGGGGGCAGCAGGACGGGGTGGGATCGCTCCCTCTGAGAGAGACGAGCACTGCTTTGTTAGGAGGTTTGTCTCGTTCAGTCATCAGAGTAAAGTGATACTGAAGAAAAACTGTTTGTTTAAGCAGTCTAAAACTATTTCTATGGTAGTTGGGGAAGTTAAAGAAGGTTTGGAGGCTAATAATGTGATATTCTAGCGAAGCAGTTAAATGTAGGAATATTACAACTGCACTGTATATTCAGGTGATTCATGTGTTACTGTACGTACCAGCTCTGTTGTGTAGGGAGTCATCTTCCCAGTGATCATGTCAACGGTGTTCTCATGGTAGTCATCCAACCTCCAGGGATTAGTAGACCCAGTGCCTGGAGTAAAAACATATGACATGCTTGCTATTttgaatatgatatctgagtgagagtgactaaccaAATCAATGGGGCCCCCGGTCggtaattcaaccatgattacTACACGTTTAGATAGCTGGCGAGACTAACTAACCAATCTAAACAATGGTAGTGGACAtggggctaattgagtgactgtagAAAAACTGCTGATCCACAACCAAATGTCAAaacttgcaccttgtgtattctactattctaactcttattattattattgtacaaTAATAATTGTTAAATTGATCCGCGGGCCGCCAGTTCCCTGGTCCAACTAGTCTGGGTATTACTCCATGTCTCTCGtagcgtctcaaatggcaccctatcccctatagagGACACATCTTTTGACCAGAACCGTAtggactacatagggaataggaagcCTGTTGGGATACAGCCTGTGTGTTCAGGGCTCTGCTCTCTGTACCTGTGTAGTGAAACTGGTAGGAGGTGACCCAGTGGGACTTCTCCACGTTGCGGAGCATGTTGGCTGTTCGTTCAGACAGCGTGACGTCCCAGTCACGCAATGtggggttgggaaacactgtctTCTGGGACTTGGGGTAGAATACCTGGGTCTGGGCCTCGCCCTTAACTGGCTTGGGGTgctgagagagacaaagagaaaggtgAGACAGGACACAGGTGTCGGGAACAGATGGAGTGTGCATGTGACCTTCTTCCTTAGGTTGTTtcctgaatggcaccctattcccttaaaagtgcactacttctgagcaGGGCCctggaatagggtaccatttagaACAAATCCCTAGTCATCCACTTCAGTGAGAACATTCATTTATTGGGCTTCACTGGTCAGATGAGATGAAATATAACATAAGGATCATATTCTGCCTCCCAAATAACACCCGATACCCTATGCAGTGCACTCTATGgggaatagtgtgctattttGGGACACACATGTTTCTGTGTACAGTGAGAGGGAAACCTGACTTAGCTAAATGACTGTACTGTAGCTACTCACATCCAGGAAGCCATGTTGTCCTGGCCATGAGATGGTTTTCTTCCTGGTTGTCATGGGTGCCTCCAGTACCTCATGACGATAAGGACCTCCTGGGATTGAAGACAAGACACTTCATCTGGGAATGAGgcttgtgcttgtgtgtgcaACCTTATACGGGcaagcacgcagacacacacacacacacagacacacatgcagtttgcacacacacgcacaagcacacacgcacaacACCTTTTGTCTTTCTCAGCACGGTGATCTCTGGAGCAGAGGACGGGATGAGGGGGTTCAGGGGTCGTAGGGACGCAGCTCTCACGCCTGTGTCGGGGTCGTCTGGTGAGCGGAACGTTGGGAACAGGGCGAAGCGGGAGATGTGGGCCTGATACGGATGTTCTTTTGGAACTGGAACCtttatcattatctctctgtagggagggagggcatagcagtgaaggaaggacagccattacaactgtatcattatctctctgcagggagggagggagggcatagcagtgaaggaaggacagccattacaactgtatcattagctctctgtagggagggagggcatagcagtgaaggaaggacagccattacaactgtatcattatctctctgtagggagggagggcatagcagtgaaggaaggacagccattacaactgtatcattatctctctgtagggagggagggagggagggcaaagcagtgaaggaaggacagctattacaactgtatcattatctctctgtagggagggagggcaaagcagtgaaggaaggacaggcattacaactgtatcattatctctctgtagggagggagggcatagcagtgaaggaaggacagccattacaactgtatcattatctctctgcagggagggagggagggcatagcagtgaaggaaggacagccattacaactgtatcattatctctctgtagggagggagggcatagcagtgaaggaaggacagccattacaactgtatcattatctctctgtagggagggagggagggcatagcagtgaaggaagaacagccattacaactgtatcatcatatctctgtagggagggagggcatagcagtgaaggaaggacagccattacaactgtatcattatctctctgtagggagggagggagggcataagcagtgaaggaaggacagccattacaactgtatcattatctctctgtagggagggagggggcatagcagtgaaggaaggacagccattacaactgtatcattatctctctgtagggagggagggcatagcagtgaaggaaggacagccattacaactgtatcattatctctctgtagggagggagggcatagcagtgaaggaaggacagccattacaactgtatcattatctctctgtagggagggagggcaaagcagtgaaggaaggacagccattacaactgtatcattatctctctgtagggagggagggagggcatagcagtgaaggaaggacagccattacaactgtatcattatctctctgtagggagggagggagggcatagcagtgaaggaaggacagccattacaactgtatcattatctctctgtagggagggagggcatagcagtgaaggaaggacagccattacaactgtatcattatctctctgtagggagggagggaaggcaaagcagtgaaggaaggacagccattacacctgtatcattatctctctgtagggagggagggagggcatagcagtgaaggaaggacagccattacactgtatcattatctctctgtagggagggagggcaaagcagtgaaggaaggacagccattacaactgtatcattatctctctgtagggagggagggagggagggagggcatagcagtgaaggaaggacagccattacactgtatcattatctctctgtagggagggagggcaaagcagtgaaggaaggacagccattacaactgtatcattatctctctgtagggagggagggggcaaagcagtgaaggaaggacagccattacaactgtatcattatctctctgtagggagggagggagggcatagcagtgaaggaaggacagccattacaactgtatcattatctctctgtagggagggagggcaaagcagtgaaggaaggacagccattacaactgtatcattatctctctgcagggagggagggagggcatagcagtgaaggaaggacagccattacaactgtatcattatctctctgtagggagggagggcatagcagtgagggaaggacagccattacaactgtatcattatctctctgtagggagggagggcatagcagtgaaggaaggacagccattacaactgtatcattatctctctgtagggagggagggagggcaaagcagtgaaggaaggacagctattacaactgtatcattatctctctgtagggagggagggcaaagcagtgaaggaaggacagccattacaactgtatcattatctctctgtagggagggagggagggcatagcagtgaaggaaggacagccattacaactgtatcattatctctctgtatggagggagggcatagcagtgaaggaaggacagccattacaactgtatcattatctctctgtagggagggagggcaaaagcagtgaaggaaggacagccattacaactgtatcattatctctctgtagggagggagggcatagcagtgaaggaaggacagccattacaactgtatcattatctctctgtagggagggagggcaaagcagtgaaggaaggacagccattacaactgtatcattatctctctgtagggagggagggagggggcatagcagtgaaggaaggacagccattacacctgtatcattatctctctgtagggagggagggagggcaaagcagtgaaggaaagacagccattacaactgtatcattatctctctgtagggagggggagggcaaagcagtgaaggaaggacagccattacaactgtatcattatctctctgtagggagggagggagggcatagcagtgaaggaaggacagccattacaactgtatcattatctctctgtagggagggagggagggcaaagcagtgaaggaaagacagccattacaactgtatcattatctctctgtagggagggagggagggcaaagcagtgaaggaaggacagccattacaactgtatcattatctctctgtagggagggagggagggcatagcagtgaaggaaggacagccattacaactgtatcattatctctctgtagggagggagggcatagcagtgaaggaaggacagccattacaactgtatcattatctctctgtagggaggaagggagggcatagcagtgaaggaaggacagccattacaactgtatcattatctctctgtagggagggagggcatagcagtgaaggaaggacagccattacaactgtatcattatctctctgtagggagggagggcatagcagtgaaggaaggacagccattacaactgtatcattatctctctgtagggagggagggcatagcagtgaaggaaggacagccattacaactgtatcattatctctctgtagggaggaaggcatagcagtgaaggaaggacagccattacaactgtatcattatctctctgtagggagggagggagggcatagcagtgaaggaaggacagccattacaactgcatcattatctctctgtagggagggagggcaaagcagtgaaggaaggacagccattacaactgtatcattatctctctgtagggagggagggggcatagcagtgaaggaaggacagccattacaactgtatcattatctctctgtagggagggagggcaaagcagtgaaggaaggacagccattacaactgtatcattatctctctgtagggagggagggaggagggcatagcagtgaaggaaggacagccattacaactgtatcattatctctctgtagggagggagggagggcaaagcagtgaaggaaagacagccattacaactgtatcattatctctctgtagggagggagggcaaagcagtgaaggaaggacagccattacaactgtatcattatctctctgtagggagggagggagggcatagcagtgaaggaaggacagccattacaactgtatcattatctctctgtagggagggagggagggcatagcagtgaaggaaggacagccattacaactgtatcattatctctctgtagggagggagggcaaagcagtgaaggaaggacagccattaaaactgtatcattatct from Oncorhynchus masou masou isolate Uvic2021 chromosome 29, UVic_Omas_1.1, whole genome shotgun sequence harbors:
- the LOC135519813 gene encoding uncharacterized protein LOC135519813, giving the protein MTSLGIQQRPTDHRQIGRSPLLLSHKQRSSSSLPLLKRLHQAGGPYAVAEPQTDPPLQGDYFSLLQRLKEETYMYKQNKDLKQVQSRMPWSKQQPHSPPLASPLPRGPSSRVPPLPGVPSSSSRVLASGKTQRGLSQHSSHRMASSSQKTKHTPAIIKGHRHLSYGGSVPPENITIQQFYDLTPTKKSNVRLNDQLIPKPTDINIAEIMIKVPVPKEHPYQAHISRFALFPTFRSPDDPDTGVRAASLRPLNPLIPSSAPEITVLRKTKGGPYRHEVLEAPMTTRKKTISWPGQHGFLDHPKPVKGEAQTQVFYPKSQKTVFPNPTLRDWDVTLSERTANMLRNVEKSHWVTSYQFHYTGTGSTNPWRLDDYHENTVDMITGKMTPYTTELRERSHPVLLPPKPRDGRKARIRQGRHMVESTYHPPVTAPAAESHSTDQTSTQNHPAGPLGTMSGHQSHREIKGNPSTQDGHPNNRHGHSELSLARPGAGDVSGLEPAQVSGYVFPGHHLQDQGSGCERCGEERCGEERCGEERCGEERCGEERCECQVKEVREGLHHPGPGASDPQQSSQAPRASLEKVTDTESSLALYSRQLPHSPLNETTEVTKENNTQREVWYEDVPRSKKQSYTASGGNLFSLSQPAPALATNNTGAAYESETELSAADLVSPNIRNWRSGGNLVLGSEMTVNQTLEEQDREWQNREIPIPRSISNPCIQPRPHALPSTHPGERGRCQLALLELQDSFSKSEAHHLFHSSLQGGAVNLQDNVHTGRKHRFYGFNSFYFHN